A stretch of the Aegilops tauschii subsp. strangulata cultivar AL8/78 chromosome 4, Aet v6.0, whole genome shotgun sequence genome encodes the following:
- the LOC109758165 gene encoding probable glucuronosyltransferase Os03g0107900 isoform X2, which translates to MRDPKLPAPATARRSPPGLAGTLRRHSAWLLLVWFALSVCLFLSAAPPAASPLLRPAVLLRSTKPRALSAATTAATTSNSPVRIYVYDLPSRFNRDWAAADPRCARHLFAAEVALHDALLGCPAARAARPEDADLFFVPVYVSCNFSTANGFPSLSHARGLLADAVALVRREMPYWNRSAGADHVFVASHDFGACFHPMEDVAVADGIPEFLKKSILLQTFGVHGPHVCQEAEHVVIPPHVPPEVALELPEPEKARRDIFAFFRGKMEVHPKNISGRFYSKKVRTELLHHYGRNSKFYLKRKRYDDYRSEMARSLFCLCPLGWAPWSPRLVESVLLGCVPVIIADDIRLPFPSVLRWQDISLQVAEKDVASLETVLDHVVATNLSAIQKNLWDPVKRKALVFNRPLQEGDATWQVLRELEALLDRSQRSRVGSSRRCFIGVVKRLIFRWFTGD; encoded by the exons ATGAGAGATCCGAAGCTCCCCGCGCCGGCGACGGCCCGGAGATCGCCGCCCGGCCTCGCCGGCACGCTCCGGAGGCACTCCGCGTGGCTGCTGCTCGTCTGGTTCGCGCTCTCCGTCTGCCTCTTCCtctccgccgccccgccggccGCCTCCCCGCTCCTCCGCCCCGCCGTCCTCCTCCGCAGCACCAAGCCCCGCGCCCtctccgccgccaccaccgccgctACAACCTCCAATTCCCCCGTCCGGATCTACGTCTACGACCTCCCCTCCCGCTTCAACCGCGACTGGGCCGCCGCCGACCCGCGGTGCGCGCGCCACCTCTTCGCGGCCGAGGTCGCGCTGCACGACGCGCTGCTGGGctgccccgccgcccgcgccgcccgccccgaGGACGCCGACCTCTTCTTCGTGCCCGTCTACGTCTCCTGCAACTTCTCCACGGCCAACGGCTTCCCGTCCCTCTCGCACGCCCGCGGCCTGCTGGCCGACGCCGTCGCCCTCGTCCGCCGGGAGATGCCCTACTGGAACCGCTCCGCCGGCGCCGACCACGTCTTCGTCGCCTCCCACGACTTCGGCGCCTGCTTCCACCCCATG GAGGATGTGGCCGTTGCGGATGGCATACCGGAGTTCCTCAAGAAGTCGATCCTGCTACAGACATTTGGTGTGCACGGTCCTCACGTGTGCCAGGAGGCAGAGCATGTGGTTATCCCCCCACACGTTCCTCCGGAGGTGGCGCTTGAGCTACCGGAGCCGGAGAAGGCGCGAAGGGACATCTTTGCCTTCTTCCGGGGCAAGATGGAGGTCCACCCCAAGAATATCAGTGGCCGCTTCTACAGCAA GAAGGTGAGGACTGAGCTACTACATCATTATGGTCGTAATAGCAAGTTCTACCTTAAGCGGAAGCGATACGATGACTACCGATCAGAGATGGCCCGTTCTCTGTTCTGTCTCTGCCCGCTGGGCTGGGCGCCGTGGAGCCCTCGGCTCGTGGAATCAGTCCTACTCGGTTGCGTTCCTGTCATAATTGCCGATGATATACGCCTGCCATTCCCTTCTGTCCTCCGGTGGCAAGACATATCATTACAGGTGGCCGAGAAGGATGTCGCCAGTCTTGAGACGGTGCTGGACCATGTTGTGGCAACGAACTTAAGTGCGATACAGAAGAACTTGTGGGATCCTGTGAAGCGGAAGGCGCTGGTGTTCAACCGGCCGTTGCAAGAGGGAGATGCCACATGGCAAGTGCTGAGGGAGCTTGAAGCTTTGCTAGACCGGTCTCAGAGGAGTCGTGTCGGGTCATCAAGGAG GTGCTTTATTGGTGTTGTGAAGAGGCTGATATTTAGGTGGTTTACTGGTGATTAA
- the LOC109742965 gene encoding protein RICE FLOWERINGUS T 1-like has protein sequence MSAVDPLVVARVIHDVLDPFTSTVLLSIGYNNRLLLRGAELRPSAVVSKPRVDVGGNDMRVLYTLMLVDPDAPSPSHPTLREYLHWMVADIPGTTGVSFGQELVVYERPEPRSGIHRMVFVLFQQLGRGTVFAPDMRHNFSCRSLARQYHLSIVAATYFNCQIEGGWGGRRFRPESSQGE, from the exons ATGTCGGCGGTGGATCCCTTGGTTGTGGCTCGTGTTATACATGATGTGTTGGATCCGTTTACATCAACTGTCCTACTCAGCATAGGCTACAACAACAGGCTACTTCTGCGAGGTGCTGAGCTGAGACCATCTGCAGTCGTAAGCAAGCCGCGAGTCGATGTCGGTGGCAATGACATGAGAGTTCTCTACACCCTG ATGCTGGTGGATCCAGACGCCCCAAGCCCAAGTCACCCAACACTGAGGGAGTACTTGCACTG GATGGTGGCAGACATCCCTGGAACAACTGGTGTCAGCTTTG GCCAAGAGCTTGTGGTTTATGAAAGACCGGAGCCAAGATCCGGCATCCACCGGATGGTATTTGTGCTGTTCCAGCAACTAGGTAGGGGGACGGTTTTTGCGCCGGACATGCGGCACAACTTCAGCTGCAGGAGCCTCGCACGCCAGTACCACCTCAGCATTGTGGCCGCGACATATTTCAACTGTCAAATCGAAGGTGGATGGGGCGGGAGAAGGTTTAGGCCAGAAAGTTCTCAAGGGGAGTAG
- the LOC109742977 gene encoding arsenate reductase 2.2 — MCKPRQTKRGQESPPSSSPARPRPRPRTPRRPETMARKGVSYVTAAQLVSMARDPRVAIIDVRDEERICDAHIAGSHHYASDGFADRLPEIAEATRGKETLVFHCALSQVRGPSCARMFLDYLSEAKEESAVKSITVLERGFNGWELSGRAVCRCKDAPCKGVCS; from the exons ATGTGCAAACCGCGCCAGACGAAGAGGGGACAAGaatctcctccctcctcctctccggcgaggccccgaccccgaccccgcaCCCCACGGCGGCCGGAGACGATGGCGAGGAAGGGCGTGTCGTACGTGACGGCGGCGCAGCTCGTGTCCATGGCGCGCGACCCCCGCGTCGCCATCATCGACGTCAG GGACGAGGAGCGGATCTGCGACGCGCACATCGCCGGGTCGCACCACTACGCCAGCGACGGCTTCGCGGACCGGCTGCCGGAGATCGCCGAGGCCACCCGGGGCAAGGAGACCCTCGTCTTCCACTGCGCCCTCAGCCAG GTGCGCGGACCATCTTGTGCAAGAATGTTTCTGGACTATTTATCAGAGGCCAAGGAAGAGTCAGCGGTGAAGAGCATCACGGTCCTCGAGCGTGGATTCAACGGATGGGAGCTTTCAGGGAGAGCTGTTTGCCGCTGCAAGGATGCTCCTTGCAAGGGTGTATGCTCTTGA
- the LOC109758165 gene encoding probable glucuronosyltransferase Os03g0107900 isoform X1, whose protein sequence is MRDPKLPAPATARRSPPGLAGTLRRHSAWLLLVWFALSVCLFLSAAPPAASPLLRPAVLLRSTKPRALSAATTAATTSNSPVRIYVYDLPSRFNRDWAAADPRCARHLFAAEVALHDALLGCPAARAARPEDADLFFVPVYVSCNFSTANGFPSLSHARGLLADAVALVRREMPYWNRSAGADHVFVASHDFGACFHPMEDVAVADGIPEFLKKSILLQTFGVHGPHVCQEAEHVVIPPHVPPEVALELPEPEKARRDIFAFFRGKMEVHPKNISGRFYSKKVRTELLHHYGRNSKFYLKRKRYDDYRSEMARSLFCLCPLGWAPWSPRLVESVLLGCVPVIIADDIRLPFPSVLRWQDISLQVAEKDVASLETVLDHVVATNLSAIQKNLWDPVKRKALVFNRPLQEGDATWQVLRELEALLDRSQRSRVGSSRR, encoded by the exons ATGAGAGATCCGAAGCTCCCCGCGCCGGCGACGGCCCGGAGATCGCCGCCCGGCCTCGCCGGCACGCTCCGGAGGCACTCCGCGTGGCTGCTGCTCGTCTGGTTCGCGCTCTCCGTCTGCCTCTTCCtctccgccgccccgccggccGCCTCCCCGCTCCTCCGCCCCGCCGTCCTCCTCCGCAGCACCAAGCCCCGCGCCCtctccgccgccaccaccgccgctACAACCTCCAATTCCCCCGTCCGGATCTACGTCTACGACCTCCCCTCCCGCTTCAACCGCGACTGGGCCGCCGCCGACCCGCGGTGCGCGCGCCACCTCTTCGCGGCCGAGGTCGCGCTGCACGACGCGCTGCTGGGctgccccgccgcccgcgccgcccgccccgaGGACGCCGACCTCTTCTTCGTGCCCGTCTACGTCTCCTGCAACTTCTCCACGGCCAACGGCTTCCCGTCCCTCTCGCACGCCCGCGGCCTGCTGGCCGACGCCGTCGCCCTCGTCCGCCGGGAGATGCCCTACTGGAACCGCTCCGCCGGCGCCGACCACGTCTTCGTCGCCTCCCACGACTTCGGCGCCTGCTTCCACCCCATG GAGGATGTGGCCGTTGCGGATGGCATACCGGAGTTCCTCAAGAAGTCGATCCTGCTACAGACATTTGGTGTGCACGGTCCTCACGTGTGCCAGGAGGCAGAGCATGTGGTTATCCCCCCACACGTTCCTCCGGAGGTGGCGCTTGAGCTACCGGAGCCGGAGAAGGCGCGAAGGGACATCTTTGCCTTCTTCCGGGGCAAGATGGAGGTCCACCCCAAGAATATCAGTGGCCGCTTCTACAGCAA GAAGGTGAGGACTGAGCTACTACATCATTATGGTCGTAATAGCAAGTTCTACCTTAAGCGGAAGCGATACGATGACTACCGATCAGAGATGGCCCGTTCTCTGTTCTGTCTCTGCCCGCTGGGCTGGGCGCCGTGGAGCCCTCGGCTCGTGGAATCAGTCCTACTCGGTTGCGTTCCTGTCATAATTGCCGATGATATACGCCTGCCATTCCCTTCTGTCCTCCGGTGGCAAGACATATCATTACAGGTGGCCGAGAAGGATGTCGCCAGTCTTGAGACGGTGCTGGACCATGTTGTGGCAACGAACTTAAGTGCGATACAGAAGAACTTGTGGGATCCTGTGAAGCGGAAGGCGCTGGTGTTCAACCGGCCGTTGCAAGAGGGAGATGCCACATGGCAAGTGCTGAGGGAGCTTGAAGCTTTGCTAGACCGGTCTCAGAGGAGTCGTGTCGGGTCATCAAGGAGGTGA
- the LOC109742954 gene encoding protein VERNALIZATION 3-like, protein MLAMDSLVMARVIHDVLDPFTSTVPLRIGYNNRLFLPGADLRPSAVASKPRVHVGGNYMRVLYTLMLVDPDAPSPSHPTLREYLHWMVVDIPGTTGASFGQELVVYERPEPRSGIHRMVFVLFQQLGRGTVFAPHMRHNFSSRNFACQYHLNIVAATYFNCQREGGSGGRRFKPESTQRGRY, encoded by the exons ATGTTGGCAATGGATTCTTTGGTTATGGCTCGTGTTATACATGATGTGTTGGATCCATTTACATCAACTGTTCCACTCCGAATAGGCTACAACAATAGGCTGTTTCTGCCAGGTGCTGATCTAAGACCATCTGCAGTTGCAAGCAAGCCGCGAGTTCATGTTGGTGGCAATTACATGAGAGTTCTCTACACCCTG ATGCTGGTGGATCCAGATGCCCCAAGCCCAAGTCACCCAACACTAAGGGAGTACTTGCACTG GATGGTGGTAGACATCCCTGGAACAACTGGTGCCAGCTTTG GCCAAGAGCTTGTAGTTTATGAAAGACCGGAGCCAAGATCTGGCATCCACCGAATGGTATTTGTGCTGTTCCAGCAACTAGGTAGGGGGACGGTTTTTGCACCGCACATGCGGCACAACTTCAGCTCCAGGAACTTCGCATGCCAGTACCACCTCAACATTGTGGCTGCCACATATTTCAACTGTCAAAGGGAAGGTGGATCGGGCGGAAGAAGGTTTAAACCAGAAAGTACTCAAAGGGGTAGATACTAG